Proteins from a single region of Streptomyces sp. Tu 3180:
- the glpK gene encoding glycerol kinase GlpK, protein MTDAHTAGPFIAAIDQGTTSSRCIVFDRDGRIVSVDQKEHEQIFPKPGWVEHNATEIWTNVQEVVAGAVEKAGITRDDIKAIGITNQRETTVLWDKNTGEPVHNAIVWQDTRTDALCRELGRNVGQDRFRRETGLPLASYFAGPKARWLLDNVDGLQERAEAGDILFGTMDTWVIWNLTGGVDGGHHVTDVTNASRTLLMNLHTMEWDERICESIGVPQQMLPEIRSSAEVYGEIKGGKLGDLLGGIPVASALGDQQAALFGQTCFSEGETKSTYGTGTFMVMNTGDKIINSYSGLLTTVGYRIGDDKPVYALEGSIAVTGSLVQWMRDQMGLISTAAEIETLALSVEDNGGAYFVPAFSGLFAPYWRSDARGVIAGLTRYVTKAHLARAVLEATAWQTREIADAMTKDSGVELTALKVDGGMTSNNLLMQTLSDFLDAPVVRPMVAETTCLGAAYAAGLAVGFWNSTDDLRANWRRAAEWTPRMDAETRDREYKSWLKAVERTMGWLEDEE, encoded by the coding sequence GTGACCGACGCCCACACCGCCGGCCCGTTCATCGCAGCAATCGACCAGGGCACCACCTCCTCCCGCTGCATCGTCTTCGACCGCGACGGGCGCATCGTCTCCGTCGACCAGAAGGAGCACGAGCAGATCTTCCCCAAGCCGGGCTGGGTCGAGCACAACGCCACCGAGATCTGGACCAACGTCCAGGAGGTCGTCGCCGGAGCCGTCGAGAAGGCCGGCATCACCCGCGACGACATCAAGGCCATCGGCATCACCAACCAGCGCGAGACCACCGTGCTGTGGGACAAGAACACCGGTGAGCCCGTCCACAACGCCATCGTCTGGCAGGACACCCGCACCGACGCCCTGTGCCGCGAGCTCGGCCGCAACGTCGGCCAGGACCGCTTCCGCCGCGAGACCGGTCTCCCCCTCGCCTCCTACTTCGCCGGGCCCAAGGCCCGCTGGCTGCTCGACAACGTCGACGGCCTCCAGGAGCGCGCCGAGGCGGGCGACATCCTCTTCGGCACCATGGACACCTGGGTCATCTGGAACCTGACCGGCGGCGTGGACGGCGGCCACCACGTCACCGACGTCACCAACGCCTCCCGCACCCTGCTGATGAACCTGCACACCATGGAGTGGGACGAGCGCATCTGCGAGTCCATCGGCGTGCCGCAGCAGATGCTCCCCGAGATCCGCTCCTCCGCCGAGGTCTACGGCGAGATCAAGGGCGGCAAGCTGGGCGACCTGCTCGGCGGCATCCCGGTCGCCTCCGCGCTCGGCGACCAGCAGGCGGCCCTGTTCGGCCAGACCTGCTTCTCCGAGGGCGAGACCAAGTCGACGTACGGCACCGGCACCTTCATGGTGATGAACACCGGCGACAAGATCATCAACTCCTACAGCGGCCTGCTGACCACGGTCGGCTACCGGATCGGCGACGACAAGCCGGTCTACGCCCTGGAGGGCTCGATCGCCGTCACCGGTTCGCTGGTGCAGTGGATGCGCGACCAGATGGGCCTGATCTCCACCGCCGCCGAGATCGAGACGCTCGCGCTCTCGGTCGAGGACAACGGCGGCGCCTACTTCGTGCCGGCCTTCTCCGGCCTGTTCGCCCCGTACTGGCGTTCCGACGCCCGCGGTGTGATCGCCGGCCTGACCCGGTACGTCACCAAGGCGCACCTCGCGCGCGCCGTCCTGGAGGCCACCGCCTGGCAGACGCGGGAGATCGCGGACGCCATGACGAAGGACTCCGGAGTGGAGCTGACCGCCCTCAAGGTCGACGGCGGCATGACCTCCAACAACCTGCTGATGCAGACGCTCTCGGACTTCCTGGACGCCCCCGTGGTGCGCCCGATGGTCGCCGAGACCACCTGCCTCGGCGCCGCCTACGCCGCCGGCCTCGCCGTCGGCTTCTGGAACAGCACCGACGACCTGCGCGCCAACTGGCGGCGGGCCGCCGAGTGGACCCCCCGCATGGACGCGGAGACCCGCGACCGTGAGTACAAGAGCTGGCTCAAGGCCGTCGAGCGGACCATGGGCTGGCTCGAGGACGAGGAGTAA
- a CDS encoding PAC2 family protein: MIELEGVPELIDPVMVAAFEGWNDAGDAASTAVAHLDREWKGEVFAALDAEDYYDFQVNRPTVFMDGGVRRITWPTTRLSVVRIGGEKPRDLVLVRGIEPSMRWRSFCNELLGFAHELGVELVVILGALLGDTPHTRPVPISGTTSDPDLARRMDLEETKYEGPTGIVGILQEACTHAGVPAVSLWAAVPHYVSQPPNPKATLALLNRLEDLIDVRIPLGELPEDARAWQVGVDQLAAEDSEVAEYVQTLEEARDTAELPEASGEAIAREFERYLRRRDGASGPPGGHATADGGDGTPYLRDTPGGRTRPPKPPKPDKGDEGDDESSED, encoded by the coding sequence GTGATCGAGCTCGAGGGGGTTCCCGAGCTGATCGACCCGGTCATGGTGGCCGCGTTCGAGGGCTGGAACGATGCCGGCGACGCCGCCTCCACCGCGGTCGCGCATCTGGACAGGGAGTGGAAGGGCGAGGTGTTCGCGGCGCTGGACGCCGAGGACTACTACGACTTCCAGGTGAACCGCCCCACGGTGTTCATGGACGGCGGCGTCCGCAGGATCACCTGGCCCACGACACGGCTGTCGGTGGTCCGGATCGGCGGCGAGAAGCCGCGCGATCTGGTGCTGGTCCGCGGCATCGAACCGTCCATGCGGTGGCGCTCGTTCTGCAACGAGCTCCTCGGTTTCGCGCACGAACTCGGCGTGGAACTGGTGGTCATCCTGGGCGCCCTGCTCGGCGACACCCCGCACACCCGTCCGGTCCCGATCAGCGGGACCACGTCCGACCCGGACCTGGCCCGCCGCATGGACCTGGAGGAGACCAAGTACGAGGGCCCCACGGGCATCGTCGGCATCCTCCAGGAGGCGTGCACGCACGCCGGTGTCCCGGCCGTGTCCCTGTGGGCGGCGGTCCCGCACTACGTGTCGCAGCCGCCCAACCCGAAGGCCACCCTGGCCCTCCTCAACCGCCTCGAGGACCTGATCGACGTGCGGATCCCGCTGGGCGAACTGCCCGAGGACGCGCGTGCCTGGCAGGTGGGCGTGGACCAACTGGCCGCGGAGGACAGCGAGGTCGCCGAGTACGTCCAGACGCTGGAGGAGGCCCGGGACACCGCCGAGCTGCCGGAGGCGTCGGGCGAGGCGATCGCCCGCGAGTTCGAGCGCTACCTGCGGCGCCGTGACGGGGCGTCGGGCCCGCCCGGCGGGCACGCCACGGCCGACGGCGGCGACGGCACGCCGTACCTGCGGGACACCCCGGGCGGCCGCACCCGGCCCCCGAAGCCGCCGAAGCCCGACAAGGGCGACGAGGGTGACGACGAATCGTCGGAGGACTGA
- a CDS encoding FadR/GntR family transcriptional regulator, producing the protein MAVTDEAIEKIKEMIVSGALRPGDRLPKESELATELGLSRNSLREAVRALSLIRILDVRQGDGTYVTSLDPQLLLEALSFVVDFHRDDTVLEFLAVRRILEPAATALAAARIGEEVLDALAKQLDDLGDEPSVEDLVAADLDFHRAVVRGAGNSVLCSLLDGLSGPTTRARVWRGLTQEDAVGRTLREHRAILAALRDRDAEAARSWATVHIASVEQWLRSTL; encoded by the coding sequence ATGGCAGTCACCGACGAGGCGATCGAGAAGATCAAGGAAATGATCGTCTCCGGCGCGCTGCGCCCCGGCGACCGGCTGCCCAAGGAGAGCGAACTCGCCACCGAGCTGGGGCTGTCCCGCAACTCCCTGCGCGAGGCGGTGCGCGCGCTGTCGCTGATCCGCATCCTGGACGTGCGGCAGGGCGACGGCACGTACGTCACCAGCCTCGATCCGCAACTCCTGCTGGAGGCGCTGAGTTTCGTCGTCGACTTCCACCGCGACGACACGGTTCTGGAGTTCCTCGCCGTGCGCCGCATCCTGGAACCGGCCGCGACGGCCCTCGCGGCCGCCCGGATCGGCGAGGAGGTACTGGACGCGCTGGCGAAGCAGTTGGACGATCTCGGCGACGAGCCGTCCGTGGAGGACCTGGTCGCCGCCGACCTGGACTTCCACCGGGCCGTCGTGCGCGGCGCCGGCAACTCCGTGCTCTGCTCCCTGCTCGACGGCCTGTCAGGGCCCACCACCCGGGCCCGCGTCTGGCGCGGCCTCACCCAGGAGGACGCGGTCGGCCGCACCCTGCGCGAGCACCGGGCGATCCTCGCCGCCCTGCGGGACCGGGACGCCGAGGCGGCGCGGTCCTGGGCGACGGTGCACATCGCGAGCGTGGAGCAGTGGCTGCGCTCCACGCTGTGA
- a CDS encoding IclR family transcriptional regulator, whose translation MARNIQSLERAAAMLRLLAGGERRLGLSDIASSLGLAKGTAHGILRTLQQEGFVEQDDASGRYQLGAELLRLGTTYLDVHELRARALVWTDDLARSSGESVYLGVLHQQGVLIVHHVFRPDDSRQVLEIGAMQPLHSTALGKVLSAYDPVAHSEALEADRKAFTDRTVCDLDGFEHILDLTRARGYAADVEETWEGVASVAAPIHDRRRMPVGAVGITGAVERLRRDGELRPELIAAVRDCARAVSRDLGAGRF comes from the coding sequence ATGGCACGGAACATCCAGTCGCTCGAACGGGCGGCGGCGATGCTGCGGTTGCTCGCGGGCGGCGAGCGACGGCTCGGCCTGTCGGACATCGCCTCCTCGCTGGGCCTCGCCAAGGGCACCGCCCACGGCATCCTGCGCACCCTCCAGCAGGAGGGGTTCGTCGAGCAGGACGACGCCTCCGGGCGCTACCAGCTGGGCGCCGAACTGCTGCGCCTGGGGACCACCTACCTCGACGTGCACGAACTGCGGGCGCGCGCCCTGGTGTGGACGGACGACCTGGCCCGCTCCAGCGGCGAGAGCGTCTACCTGGGCGTGCTGCACCAGCAGGGCGTGCTGATCGTGCACCACGTCTTCCGGCCCGACGACAGCCGGCAGGTCCTGGAGATAGGGGCCATGCAGCCCCTGCACTCCACGGCCCTGGGCAAGGTGCTGTCGGCCTACGACCCGGTGGCGCACAGCGAGGCCCTGGAGGCCGACCGCAAGGCCTTCACCGACCGCACCGTGTGCGACCTGGACGGTTTCGAGCACATCCTCGACCTCACGCGCGCGCGTGGCTACGCGGCGGACGTCGAGGAGACCTGGGAGGGCGTGGCCTCCGTGGCGGCGCCCATCCACGACCGGCGGCGCATGCCGGTGGGCGCGGTCGGGATCACGGGCGCGGTGGAACGGCTGCGCCGGGACGGCGAGCTGCGCCCCGAGCTGATCGCGGCGGTACGGGACTGCGCCCGCGCGGTGTCGCGGGACCTGGGCGCCGGGCGGTTCTGA
- a CDS encoding SCO1664 family protein: MSAPERIPPRSVTTADPAAAVLLAEGELTVRGRIREASNAALYCTVAHEGREAACVYKPVAGERPLWDFPDGTLAGREVAAYEVSEATGWGLVPPTVLRDGPYGEGMCQLWIETAPGTELLALVDGEEPEPGWKAIGLAEVGEGRTALLVHADDERLRRLAVLDAVINNADRKGGHLLPAADDRLYGIDHGVTFNVENKLRTLLWGWAGEPLTEEALDVLKGLRKALADGGALAARLGPLITPAEIDATRARVESLITAGTHPEPGGQWPAIPWPPV, from the coding sequence ATGTCCGCGCCAGAACGGATACCGCCGCGGAGCGTGACGACCGCCGACCCGGCCGCCGCCGTGCTGCTCGCCGAGGGCGAGCTGACCGTGCGCGGACGCATCCGTGAGGCGTCGAACGCGGCGCTGTACTGCACCGTGGCGCACGAGGGCCGTGAGGCCGCCTGCGTCTACAAACCGGTCGCCGGGGAGCGGCCCCTGTGGGACTTCCCCGACGGCACGCTCGCCGGCCGCGAGGTCGCCGCGTACGAGGTCTCCGAGGCGACCGGCTGGGGGCTCGTGCCGCCCACCGTGCTGCGCGACGGCCCGTACGGCGAGGGCATGTGCCAGCTGTGGATCGAGACGGCGCCGGGCACGGAACTGCTCGCCCTGGTGGACGGCGAGGAGCCGGAACCCGGCTGGAAGGCGATCGGCCTCGCGGAGGTCGGCGAGGGCCGCACCGCGCTGCTCGTGCACGCCGACGACGAACGGCTGCGCCGGCTGGCCGTGCTCGACGCGGTGATCAACAACGCCGACCGCAAGGGCGGGCACCTGCTGCCCGCCGCGGACGACCGGCTGTACGGCATCGACCACGGGGTCACCTTCAACGTCGAGAACAAGCTGCGCACCCTGCTGTGGGGCTGGGCGGGGGAGCCGCTGACCGAGGAGGCGCTCGACGTCCTCAAGGGCCTCAGGAAGGCCCTCGCGGACGGCGGCGCGCTCGCCGCCCGGCTGGGCCCCCTGATCACCCCCGCGGAGATCGACGCCACGCGCGCGCGTGTCGAGTCGCTGATCACCGCCGGCACCCACCCGGAGCCCGGCGGGCAGTGGCCGGCGATCCCCTGGCCCCCGGTCTGA
- a CDS encoding MIP/aquaporin family protein, translated as MSSSDIFIGETIGTAILILLGGGVCAAVTLKASKARNAGWLAIAFGWGFAVMTAVYIAGPLSGAHLNPAVTVALAVKDGEWSNVPTYFAGEFLGAMIGATLVWIAYYGQFQAHLTDKEIVGGPGAQATTAKAVEAQEKGAGPVLGVFSTGPEIRNTVQNLTTEIIGTVVLLLAVLTQGLNDAGNGLGVLGGLVTALVVVSIGLSLGGPTGYAINPARDLGPRIVHALLPLPNKGGSDWAYAWVPVVGPLIGGVLAAGIYNVAFA; from the coding sequence GTGTCCAGCTCCGACATCTTCATCGGCGAGACCATCGGTACCGCCATACTCATCCTGCTCGGCGGCGGTGTGTGTGCCGCCGTGACCCTGAAGGCCTCCAAGGCCCGTAACGCCGGCTGGCTCGCCATCGCCTTCGGGTGGGGCTTCGCCGTCATGACGGCGGTGTACATCGCCGGTCCGCTCTCCGGCGCCCACCTCAACCCGGCCGTGACCGTGGCGCTCGCCGTCAAGGACGGCGAGTGGAGCAACGTTCCGACCTACTTCGCCGGAGAGTTCCTCGGCGCGATGATCGGCGCGACTCTGGTCTGGATCGCCTACTACGGCCAGTTCCAGGCGCACCTGACCGACAAGGAGATCGTCGGCGGTCCGGGTGCGCAGGCCACCACCGCCAAGGCGGTCGAGGCCCAGGAGAAGGGCGCCGGCCCGGTGCTGGGCGTCTTCTCCACCGGCCCGGAGATCCGGAACACGGTGCAGAACCTCACCACGGAGATCATCGGCACCGTCGTCCTGCTCCTCGCCGTCCTCACCCAGGGCCTGAACGACGCGGGCAACGGCCTCGGCGTCCTGGGCGGTCTCGTCACGGCACTCGTGGTCGTCTCCATCGGTCTGTCGCTGGGCGGTCCGACCGGTTACGCGATCAACCCGGCTCGCGACCTCGGTCCGCGCATCGTGCACGCCCTGCTGCCCCTGCCCAACAAGGGCGGCTCCGACTGGGCCTACGCCTGGGTCCCGGTGGTCGGTCCGCTGATCGGCGGCGTCCTCGCGGCCGGCATCTACAACGTCGCCTTCGCCTAG
- the mshC gene encoding cysteine--1-D-myo-inosityl 2-amino-2-deoxy-alpha-D-glucopyranoside ligase, with amino-acid sequence MHAWPASEVPVLPGQGRDLRIHDTATGGLVTLDPGPVARIYVCGITPYDATHMGHAATYNAFDLVQRVWLDTKRQVHYVQNVTDVDDPLLERAERDGLDWAALAEQETALFREDMTALRMLPPRHYIGAVEAIPGIVPLVERLRDLGAAYELEGDIYFSVESDPRFGRVSNLDAAAMRLLSAERGGDPERPGKKNPVDPMLWMAAREGEPSWDGGSLGRGRPGWHIECVAIALDHLGMGFDVQGGGSDLVFPHHEMGASHAQVLTGEYPMAKAYVHAGMVALHGEKMSKSKGNLVFVSALRRDGVDPAAIRLALLAHHYRADWEWTDQVLQDAVTRLGHWRAAVSRPDGPPAEALVEEIRDALACDLDAPAALAAVDRWVVLQEQSGGTDTGAPGVVSRAVDALLGVAL; translated from the coding sequence ATGCATGCCTGGCCCGCTTCCGAGGTCCCCGTCCTGCCCGGTCAGGGCCGCGACCTGAGGATCCACGACACCGCGACCGGGGGCCTGGTCACCCTCGACCCCGGTCCCGTCGCCCGCATCTACGTCTGCGGCATCACCCCGTACGACGCCACCCACATGGGGCACGCGGCGACCTACAACGCGTTCGACCTCGTGCAGCGCGTGTGGCTCGACACCAAGCGGCAGGTGCACTACGTCCAGAACGTCACCGACGTCGACGACCCCCTGCTGGAGCGGGCCGAGCGGGACGGTCTCGACTGGGCCGCCCTCGCGGAGCAGGAGACCGCGCTCTTCCGCGAGGACATGACCGCCCTGCGGATGCTGCCGCCGCGCCACTACATCGGCGCCGTGGAGGCCATACCCGGCATCGTCCCGCTCGTCGAGCGGCTGCGCGACCTCGGCGCGGCCTACGAGCTCGAGGGCGACATCTACTTCTCCGTCGAGTCCGACCCGCGCTTCGGCCGGGTCTCGAACCTCGACGCCGCCGCCATGCGGCTGCTGTCCGCCGAGCGCGGCGGCGACCCGGAGCGTCCGGGCAAGAAGAACCCGGTCGACCCGATGCTCTGGATGGCCGCCCGCGAGGGCGAGCCGAGCTGGGACGGCGGCTCGCTCGGCCGGGGCCGGCCCGGCTGGCACATCGAGTGCGTGGCCATCGCCCTCGACCACCTCGGCATGGGCTTCGACGTCCAGGGCGGCGGCTCCGACCTGGTCTTCCCGCACCACGAGATGGGCGCCTCCCACGCCCAGGTGCTCACCGGCGAGTACCCCATGGCCAAGGCGTACGTCCACGCCGGCATGGTCGCCCTGCACGGCGAGAAGATGTCCAAGTCCAAGGGCAACCTGGTCTTCGTGTCCGCGCTGCGGCGCGACGGCGTCGACCCGGCCGCCATCCGGCTGGCGCTGCTCGCCCACCACTACCGCGCCGACTGGGAGTGGACCGACCAGGTCCTCCAGGACGCCGTGACCCGCCTCGGCCACTGGCGCGCCGCCGTCTCCCGCCCCGACGGCCCGCCCGCCGAGGCGCTGGTCGAGGAGATCCGCGACGCCCTCGCCTGCGACCTGGACGCACCGGCCGCGCTGGCCGCCGTCGACCGCTGGGTCGTGCTCCAGGAGCAGAGCGGCGGCACGGACACGGGCGCGCCCGGTGTCGTCTCCCGCGCGGTGGACGCGCTGCTCGGCGTCGCGCTGTAA
- a CDS encoding DUF3090 domain-containing protein: MSRQVFLYDQPERFVAGTVGLPGRRTFFLQASAGSRVTSVALEKTQVAALAERMDELLDEVVRRSGGSAAVPAMAPTEITDTAPLDTPVEEEFRVGTMALAWDGEEQRMIVEAQALVELDAESEEELAEAEERLLQDEENGPPMLRVRLTGAQARAFAKRALDVVNAGRPPCPLCSLPLDPEGHVCPRQNGYRRGA; the protein is encoded by the coding sequence GTGTCCCGTCAGGTGTTCCTCTACGACCAACCGGAACGTTTCGTGGCCGGTACGGTCGGACTGCCAGGGCGCCGTACGTTCTTCCTCCAGGCCTCCGCCGGCTCCCGGGTGACCAGCGTGGCCCTGGAGAAGACCCAGGTCGCGGCGCTCGCCGAGCGCATGGACGAACTGCTCGACGAGGTCGTGCGCCGCAGCGGCGGCAGCGCCGCGGTACCCGCCATGGCACCGACCGAGATCACCGACACCGCCCCGCTGGACACCCCCGTGGAGGAGGAGTTCCGCGTCGGCACCATGGCGCTCGCCTGGGACGGCGAGGAGCAGCGCATGATCGTCGAGGCCCAGGCCCTCGTCGAGCTGGACGCCGAGTCCGAGGAGGAGCTCGCCGAGGCCGAGGAACGGCTGCTCCAGGACGAGGAGAACGGGCCCCCGATGCTCCGCGTCCGGCTCACCGGCGCGCAGGCCCGGGCCTTCGCCAAGCGCGCCCTCGACGTCGTCAACGCCGGGCGGCCGCCGTGCCCGCTGTGCAGCCTCCCGCTCGACCCGGAAGGACACGTATGTCCGCGCCAGAACGGATACCGCCGCGGAGCGTGA
- a CDS encoding glycerol-3-phosphate dehydrogenase/oxidase has product MTTQSTLQSVPALGTHPASGSNPSRAETREQLSKASYDLLVIGGGILGISTAWHAAQSGLRVALVDAGDFAGATSSASSKLLHGGLRYLQTGAVKLVAENHFERRAVSRQVAPHLANPLTFYLPVYKGGPHGAAKLGAGVFAYSMLSAFGDGVGHLLSPARAAQDVPELRTENLKAVAVYGDDQMNDARMALMTVRAAVDAGAVVLNHAEVTGLRFTGGRVTGAELRDRLSGDEFGVNARLVLNATGPWVDHLRRMEDPGAAPSIRLSKGAHLVLKRTSPWKAALATPIDKYRITFALPWEDMLLLGTTDEEFEGDPADVAVNDRDISQILDEAAFSVRDQQLDRDLITYSFAGLRVLPGGPGDTAKAKRETVVTEGRGGMLSVAGGKWTTFRHIGRTVMQKLQTLPGHPLGDDFEPVSALPKKLPLPGVANPRAVAHRLLVDGPAPGPRMAADTARHLATHYGSLAFDIARLANEDPALGRRVHPDAPEIWAQVVWARDHEWAETVDDVLRRRTTLTIRGLATDEVRANVQDLLDRR; this is encoded by the coding sequence ATGACCACCCAGTCCACCCTGCAGTCCGTGCCTGCCCTGGGGACGCACCCGGCGTCCGGCTCGAACCCGAGCCGCGCCGAGACCCGGGAGCAGCTCTCCAAGGCGTCGTACGACCTCCTCGTGATCGGCGGCGGCATCCTGGGCATCTCCACCGCCTGGCACGCCGCGCAGTCCGGCCTCAGGGTGGCCCTGGTGGACGCCGGCGACTTCGCCGGCGCCACCTCCTCCGCCTCCTCCAAGCTGCTCCACGGCGGCCTGCGCTACCTGCAGACCGGCGCGGTGAAGCTGGTGGCGGAGAACCACTTCGAGCGCCGTGCGGTCTCCCGGCAGGTGGCCCCCCACCTGGCGAACCCGCTCACGTTCTACCTCCCCGTGTACAAGGGCGGGCCGCACGGCGCGGCGAAGCTCGGGGCCGGCGTCTTCGCGTACTCGATGCTGTCGGCCTTCGGGGACGGCGTCGGGCACCTGCTCTCGCCGGCCAGGGCCGCGCAGGACGTGCCGGAGCTGCGCACCGAGAACCTCAAGGCCGTGGCCGTGTACGGCGACGACCAGATGAACGACGCGCGCATGGCGCTGATGACGGTCCGCGCGGCCGTCGACGCGGGCGCCGTCGTCCTCAACCACGCCGAGGTGACGGGGCTGCGCTTCACCGGGGGCCGGGTCACCGGTGCCGAGCTGCGCGACCGCCTCTCGGGCGACGAGTTCGGCGTCAACGCCCGCCTCGTGCTGAACGCGACCGGTCCGTGGGTCGACCACCTGCGCCGGATGGAGGACCCGGGCGCGGCGCCGTCCATCCGCCTGTCGAAGGGCGCGCACCTGGTCCTGAAGCGGACCTCCCCGTGGAAGGCCGCGCTGGCCACGCCGATCGACAAGTACCGGATCACCTTCGCCCTCCCCTGGGAGGACATGCTGCTGCTCGGCACGACCGACGAGGAGTTCGAGGGCGACCCGGCGGACGTCGCGGTCAACGACAGGGACATATCCCAGATCCTCGACGAGGCCGCGTTCTCCGTCCGCGACCAGCAGCTCGACCGTGACCTGATCACCTACTCCTTCGCGGGTCTGCGGGTGCTGCCGGGCGGTCCCGGGGACACGGCGAAGGCGAAGCGGGAGACGGTCGTCACCGAGGGCCGGGGCGGCATGCTGTCCGTGGCGGGCGGCAAGTGGACCACCTTCCGGCACATCGGCCGCACCGTGATGCAGAAGCTCCAGACGCTGCCGGGCCACCCGCTGGGCGACGACTTCGAGCCGGTCTCCGCGCTGCCGAAGAAGCTGCCGCTGCCGGGTGTGGCCAACCCGCGCGCGGTCGCCCACCGGCTGCTGGTCGACGGCCCCGCGCCCGGCCCGCGCATGGCCGCGGACACCGCCAGGCACCTGGCCACCCACTACGGTTCGCTGGCCTTCGACATCGCCCGCCTGGCGAACGAGGACCCGGCGCTGGGCCGGCGCGTCCACCCGGACGCCCCGGAGATCTGGGCGCAGGTCGTCTGGGCCCGCGACCACGAGTGGGCCGAGACGGTCGACGACGTGCTGCGCCGCCGCACCACCCTGACGATCCGGGGCCTGGCCACGGACGAGGTCCGGGCGAACGTCCAGGACCTGCTCGACAGGAGGTAA
- a CDS encoding histidine phosphatase family protein, translating to MPTLLLVRHGRSTANTEGLLAGWTPGVALDDRGAAQAAALPGRLAELPLAEIVTSPLQRCRETVRPLLDARPGLTAHTDDRIGECHYGDWSGRKLAELKDEPLMEVVQAHPSAAAFPGGESMRAMQTRAAEAVREWNARVERDHGADAVYLMCSHGDIIKSLVADALGLHLDLFQRISVEPCSITAIRYTRLRPFLVRLGDTGDFTSLAPREEPPAGEATVGGDAGAP from the coding sequence ATGCCCACGTTGCTCCTGGTCCGGCACGGACGTTCCACCGCCAACACCGAGGGACTGCTCGCCGGCTGGACGCCCGGCGTCGCCCTCGACGACCGCGGGGCCGCGCAGGCCGCCGCACTGCCCGGGCGGCTCGCCGAGCTGCCGCTGGCCGAGATCGTCACCAGCCCGCTCCAGCGCTGCCGGGAGACGGTCCGGCCGCTGCTGGACGCCCGTCCCGGCCTCACCGCCCACACCGACGACCGCATCGGCGAGTGCCACTACGGCGACTGGTCGGGCCGCAAGCTCGCCGAACTCAAGGACGAACCCCTGATGGAGGTGGTGCAGGCGCACCCGTCGGCGGCGGCGTTCCCCGGCGGGGAGTCCATGCGCGCGATGCAGACGCGCGCCGCCGAGGCGGTGCGCGAGTGGAACGCGCGCGTGGAGCGCGATCACGGCGCCGACGCCGTCTATCTCATGTGTTCGCACGGGGACATCATCAAGTCCCTCGTCGCGGACGCACTCGGACTTCATCTCGACCTCTTCCAGCGGATCTCCGTCGAACCGTGTTCCATCACCGCGATCCGTTACACACGGTTGCGCCCCTTTCTCGTCCGCCTCGGCGACACCGGCGACTTCACGTCCCTGGCGCCGCGCGAGGAGCCGCCCGCCGGCGAAGCCACGGTCGGAGGTGACGCGGGCGCACCGTGA